In the genome of Candidatus Campbellbacteria bacterium, one region contains:
- a CDS encoding DEAD/DEAH box helicase: MFQKNSSNSSRPRGSRSVGGRTRSFSRPSTSRPGGHSSHAPSASGARTGGHLYVRPASAPSPHRPHNYAPRPSGVSSSAYSQEPRQYGARPFASHAHGPRPAGYTPRVGGRSSSHVSYGRPPQKGGFRRGPQGGSRGRGERIDFNRFINKAVITEKVEHFIPEHRFDDFKISGALKQAIVSKGYEFPTPIQDRIIPHILNGSDVVGIANTGTGKTAAFLIPLIEKISTRPVEKILIMVPTRELALQIDEEFKGFARGMRLFSVCCVGGMSIGKQISDLHRQHNVIIGTPGRLKDLIARGKISPAQFATVVLDEADRMLDMGFINDMKFIMGKMPTPRHTLFFSATLSGDIQKLIKDFLVEPVSISVKTQETAQGVEQNIIRVAPGADKLDILHDLLNKKEFSKVLIFGRTKHGVEKLSQKLIERGFKAESIHGDKNHARRQRALRSFKENHVQVLVATDVAARGLDIADITHVINYDLPQTFDDYIHRIGRTGRGSKTGNALTFIE, translated from the coding sequence ATGTTTCAAAAAAACTCAAGTAATTCTTCGCGTCCGCGAGGTTCTCGATCTGTAGGTGGTCGTACTCGCTCATTTTCACGTCCTTCAACATCTCGTCCAGGAGGGCACTCTTCACATGCTCCAAGTGCATCTGGTGCCCGCACAGGTGGTCATCTGTATGTGCGTCCTGCATCTGCACCTTCACCACATCGTCCTCACAACTATGCACCACGCCCAAGCGGTGTGTCATCTTCCGCATATTCTCAGGAGCCACGCCAGTACGGTGCTCGTCCTTTTGCGTCTCATGCACATGGACCACGCCCAGCTGGATACACACCACGTGTAGGAGGGCGTTCTTCTTCTCATGTGTCCTATGGTCGTCCTCCACAAAAAGGAGGATTTCGTCGCGGTCCACAAGGAGGGAGTCGTGGCCGTGGAGAGCGAATTGATTTCAATCGTTTCATCAACAAGGCCGTTATTACTGAAAAGGTAGAACACTTTATTCCAGAACACCGTTTTGATGATTTTAAAATTTCAGGAGCTTTAAAACAAGCCATCGTCTCAAAAGGATACGAATTTCCAACACCAATTCAAGATAGAATTATTCCCCACATTCTTAATGGGTCGGACGTCGTTGGTATTGCAAATACAGGAACAGGGAAAACTGCAGCGTTTCTCATTCCACTTATTGAGAAAATAAGCACTCGTCCAGTTGAAAAAATTCTCATTATGGTACCCACCCGAGAGCTCGCGCTTCAAATTGATGAAGAGTTTAAAGGATTTGCGCGTGGTATGCGACTTTTTTCAGTGTGTTGTGTTGGGGGTATGAGCATCGGCAAGCAGATTTCTGATTTACATCGCCAACACAATGTGATTATTGGAACCCCGGGTCGTTTGAAAGACCTCATTGCCCGAGGAAAAATTAGTCCTGCACAATTTGCCACAGTGGTACTTGACGAAGCTGACCGAATGCTTGATATGGGATTCATCAATGATATGAAGTTTATTATGGGTAAAATGCCCACACCTCGCCACACACTTTTCTTCTCAGCAACACTCTCGGGTGATATTCAAAAACTTATTAAAGATTTTCTTGTTGAACCTGTTTCTATTTCTGTAAAAACACAAGAAACAGCCCAAGGTGTTGAGCAAAATATTATACGAGTTGCCCCAGGTGCAGACAAATTGGATATTCTGCATGACCTCCTCAATAAAAAAGAGTTCAGTAAAGTATTGATTTTTGGACGCACAAAGCACGGCGTTGAAAAACTTTCACAAAAACTTATTGAACGAGGATTTAAAGCAGAATCAATTCATGGAGATAAAAATCACGCACGACGTCAACGTGCACTCCGCTCATTCAAAGAAAATCATGTGCAAGTTCTCGTTGCAACAGATG
- the typA gene encoding translational GTPase TypA: protein MEIRNIAIIAHVDHGKTTLTDALMRQTGATKEGVSMDSNTLELERGITIYAKNASLMYKGTKVNIVDTPGHADFGSEVERVLRSIDCVLLVVDAQEGPMPQTRFVLKKSLELGLKPIVVINKIDKPAADPARCHDEVLELFMELGAAENQLDFPVVYAIGRAGIAKKNLEDDSQDLMPLLDVILEHVQPASSPEKNQHPLRLQSFNLAYDNFLGRMAVARIYEGEIAPGMNVFVKKPDGTTRAGKITSVFTFEGLARVEAKSARAGDIVIVAGLPDIDIGETITSDADAGPLPAIAVDEPTIVLQFLVNNSPFAGKDGQYVTSRQIREYLEREIEVNVGLKIDFSGNDSFKVYGRGELHIAILLENMRRAGYEVQVSQPHVIIREENGVKSEPFEEVVIDVPNEFQGSVIDRLSNRGFILKGILQEHGGLTSRIIFEGPTRGLLGYRNQFVIDTKGEGILASHVLGFKPYAGEIKRKAVGSMISMVSGKSVAFSLWGLQDRGVLYIGPGVEVYEGMVVGNTSKGEEMPVNPTKGKQLTNMRASGTDEAIILFPPLEISIERGLEVINEDEYLEITPKNVRIRKQYLSELDRAKARR from the coding sequence ATGGAAATCAGAAATATCGCAATAATTGCACACGTGGACCACGGCAAGACAACTCTTACCGACGCACTCATGCGCCAAACAGGTGCCACCAAAGAGGGTGTCTCCATGGACTCAAATACACTTGAACTAGAGCGTGGTATTACTATTTATGCAAAAAATGCATCACTGATGTACAAGGGTACAAAAGTGAACATTGTTGACACACCAGGACACGCCGACTTTGGTTCTGAGGTTGAACGAGTGTTGCGCTCCATTGACTGCGTGCTTCTTGTTGTTGATGCGCAGGAGGGTCCAATGCCTCAGACACGTTTTGTACTTAAGAAATCTCTCGAGCTCGGACTCAAGCCAATTGTCGTTATTAACAAAATTGATAAACCAGCGGCTGACCCAGCTCGTTGTCACGATGAAGTGCTGGAATTGTTTATGGAGCTCGGCGCAGCAGAAAACCAGCTTGATTTTCCTGTTGTGTATGCGATTGGACGAGCAGGAATTGCAAAGAAAAATTTAGAGGATGATTCTCAAGATTTAATGCCACTTCTTGATGTTATTCTTGAACATGTGCAACCAGCATCGTCTCCTGAAAAAAACCAACACCCACTTCGTCTTCAGTCATTTAACCTTGCATACGACAATTTCCTTGGGCGTATGGCCGTTGCACGTATTTATGAAGGTGAAATTGCGCCAGGAATGAATGTGTTTGTTAAAAAACCAGATGGGACAACACGTGCAGGTAAGATTACCTCCGTGTTTACCTTTGAGGGTCTTGCTCGAGTTGAAGCAAAAAGTGCTCGTGCAGGTGACATTGTGATTGTTGCAGGTCTTCCTGATATTGATATTGGAGAAACTATCACCTCAGACGCTGACGCTGGACCACTTCCAGCAATTGCCGTTGATGAGCCAACAATTGTATTGCAATTTTTGGTCAATAATTCTCCTTTTGCGGGTAAAGACGGCCAATATGTGACGTCACGACAAATACGTGAATACTTGGAACGAGAAATTGAGGTGAATGTTGGATTGAAAATTGATTTTTCTGGAAATGATAGTTTTAAAGTATATGGACGTGGAGAATTGCATATTGCGATTCTTCTTGAAAATATGCGACGTGCGGGATATGAAGTACAAGTATCTCAACCACACGTCATCATTCGTGAAGAAAACGGTGTAAAAAGTGAACCGTTTGAAGAAGTGGTCATTGATGTACCGAATGAATTTCAAGGAAGTGTTATTGATCGTTTGAGTAATAGAGGTTTCATATTGAAAGGTATACTTCAAGAACACGGAGGTCTTACCTCCCGAATTATTTTTGAAGGTCCAACACGGGGTCTTCTTGGGTATCGAAACCAGTTTGTTATTGATACAAAAGGGGAGGGAATTCTTGCCTCTCATGTACTCGGGTTCAAACCGTATGCTGGAGAAATAAAACGAAAGGCCGTTGGTTCTATGATTTCTATGGTATCAGGAAAATCAGTTGCCTTTTCATTGTGGGGTTTACAAGATCGAGGAGTACTCTACATTGGTCCTGGAGTTGAGGTGTACGAAGGAATGGTTGTTGGAAACACGTCAAAAGGAGAAGAAATGCCAGTGAACCCAACTAAAGGAAAACAACTCACCAACATGCGCGCGTCGGGTACCGATGAGGCAATTATTCTTTTTCCACCACTGGAAATCAGTATTGAGCGTGGTCTAGAGGTCATCAATGAAGACGAATATTTAGAAATTACTCCCAAAAACGTTCGCATTCGCAAACAATATCTTTCTGAACTAGATCGAGCAAAAGCTCGTCGGTAG
- a CDS encoding CAP domain-containing protein: protein MRIKRILVLLFILALSLAVFLYRADSVAIIEPLVGTKVGGILLEIKNKAHSANEAVQNKIKDTVEVFLPRTEETQNTSQTKTQEPTPPAVPETTKPQTNENTNVSEQLTVVGTISQTNQYRQQQGLSQLLQNSRLTLSAQMKINDMFAGQYFEHESPSGIGSDDLARSVGYAYLMIGENLALGDYESDFELVEGWMNSPGHRENILNSKYTEIGVAIKKGLFNGEAVWLAVQEFGRPTSDCPEVSITLNNQIEASQQLLSELEQKLSDMLDDIEATKPTRGSVYTQKVDVYNTLVHQYNVFVEQSKNDVATYNAQVKAHNTCVQE from the coding sequence ATGAGAATCAAACGCATACTAGTACTTCTTTTTATTCTTGCGCTCTCTCTGGCGGTCTTTTTGTATCGTGCAGACAGTGTTGCCATTATTGAACCACTTGTTGGTACAAAAGTCGGAGGCATACTTCTTGAAATAAAAAATAAGGCACATTCTGCAAATGAGGCAGTACAAAATAAAATCAAAGACACTGTTGAAGTATTTTTACCTAGAACTGAAGAAACACAAAACACAAGTCAAACAAAAACTCAAGAACCAACACCGCCCGCTGTACCAGAAACAACAAAGCCACAAACAAATGAAAATACAAATGTATCTGAACAGTTAACAGTTGTTGGAACTATTTCTCAAACAAACCAGTATCGACAGCAACAAGGTCTATCACAACTTTTACAGAATTCTCGTTTAACCCTTTCGGCGCAGATGAAGATAAATGACATGTTTGCTGGTCAGTATTTTGAACATGAATCACCGTCGGGTATTGGGTCGGATGATTTGGCACGCTCAGTTGGGTATGCCTATCTTATGATTGGGGAAAATCTGGCACTCGGTGATTATGAGAGTGATTTTGAATTAGTGGAAGGTTGGATGAATTCGCCGGGGCATCGAGAGAATATTTTGAATTCAAAATATACAGAAATTGGCGTGGCGATTAAAAAGGGACTATTTAATGGAGAAGCAGTATGGTTGGCGGTGCAAGAATTTGGTCGGCCAACGTCTGATTGTCCAGAAGTAAGCATCACCCTCAACAATCAGATTGAAGCAAGCCAGCAATTACTTTCTGAGCTTGAACAAAAATTATCGGACATGCTTGACGATATAGAGGCGACAAAACCAACTCGCGGTTCTGTGTATACACAGAAAGTTGATGTATACAACACACTCGTGCACCAGTACAATGTGTTTGTTGAGCAATCAAAAAATGACGTTGCAACGTATAATGCGCAAGTGAAAGCACACAACACCTGCGTACAAGAATAG
- a CDS encoding GIY-YIG nuclease family protein has product MTHFVYIVTCADSTLYIGCTNNLEKRIREHNTSKGGAHYTKIRRPVTLVYSEKFKTLAQGRAREAEIKRFSRGSKLALITKK; this is encoded by the coding sequence ATGACGCACTTTGTTTACATAGTCACATGCGCCGATTCAACTCTGTATATTGGGTGTACAAATAACCTTGAAAAAAGGATTCGAGAACACAACACATCAAAAGGTGGTGCACACTACACAAAAATACGCAGGCCAGTCACGTTGGTGTATTCTGAAAAATTCAAAACACTCGCACAAGGTCGTGCTCGGGAAGCGGAGATAAAAAGATTTTCACGAGGTAGTAAGTTAGCGCTGATTACCAAAAAATAA
- a CDS encoding glycosidase: MAVHKKKEIVTKKTKRTILSRVPKRRVAPKKKLTTSKKRTAKRVLKVVHAKKGSPLTLVRHKNNPIIAPSQYFWESKWVFNPSAILYDGKVHLVYRAVGGSDVSMVGYAHSSDGFTIDGRYPEPAFYHRNKPAGDHSEFKIPYSSGGGFCGGSEDPRITLIGDRVYLLFTAFDGWSSIRIGMTWLELPNFLSRIWKWKKPVFISPPNEVHKNWLLFPEKINGKQAILHSISPEVSVAYVDSLDEFDGKKFIKSEYKSGARRRSWDNWIRGAGPSPIKTEHGWLLLYHAMDVNDPNRYKLGAMLLDLTNPEKVLYRSSQPILEPDEWYENEGFKAGVIYASGAVIKDGLLFVYYGGADTVCCVAVADIKKFLKALMTTGTPSLSRKNKTSR, encoded by the coding sequence ATGGCCGTGCATAAGAAAAAAGAAATAGTAACAAAAAAAACAAAGCGAACTATTTTGTCGCGTGTGCCTAAGCGTCGTGTGGCCCCAAAGAAAAAACTAACGACATCAAAAAAACGTACAGCAAAGCGTGTACTAAAGGTTGTGCATGCGAAAAAAGGAAGTCCACTGACTCTTGTGCGTCACAAAAACAACCCTATCATTGCACCGTCGCAGTATTTTTGGGAATCAAAGTGGGTGTTTAATCCGAGTGCAATTCTTTATGATGGAAAAGTACATCTTGTGTACCGTGCGGTTGGCGGTAGTGATGTGTCTATGGTTGGGTATGCACACAGTTCTGACGGATTTACTATTGATGGACGGTATCCTGAACCAGCGTTTTATCATCGTAATAAACCCGCGGGTGATCATTCAGAATTCAAGATTCCATATTCGTCCGGCGGTGGATTCTGCGGAGGTTCAGAAGACCCGCGCATTACACTTATTGGTGACCGTGTGTACCTACTCTTTACAGCATTTGATGGTTGGAGCTCTATCCGTATTGGAATGACATGGCTTGAACTTCCTAATTTTCTTAGTCGCATTTGGAAATGGAAAAAACCTGTTTTTATTTCTCCTCCAAATGAAGTACACAAAAATTGGTTACTGTTTCCAGAAAAAATTAATGGTAAGCAGGCAATTTTACACAGTATTTCTCCAGAGGTGTCTGTTGCATATGTAGATTCTCTCGATGAATTTGATGGAAAAAAGTTTATCAAGAGTGAATATAAGAGTGGGGCACGTCGCAGGTCGTGGGACAACTGGATTCGTGGTGCGGGTCCATCACCAATAAAAACAGAACACGGGTGGCTCCTTCTCTACCACGCAATGGACGTGAATGACCCAAATCGCTATAAGCTCGGTGCAATGCTTCTTGACCTTACAAACCCTGAAAAAGTACTCTACCGTTCGTCACAACCAATTCTTGAACCAGATGAGTGGTACGAGAATGAAGGTTTTAAGGCGGGCGTTATTTATGCAAGCGGTGCGGTTATTAAAGACGGGCTCTTATTCGTATACTACGGGGGAGCAGATACGGTGTGTTGTGTTGCCGTTGCTGATATAAAAAAGTTTCTTAAAGCACTCATGACAACAGGAACACCATCACTTTCACGAAAGAATAAGACCTCGAGATAG
- a CDS encoding phosphomannose isomerase type II C-terminal cupin domain encodes MQKPFDTQRPWGSFREFTTGEPVTVKLLFVRRGEELSLQRHIKRSEFWRIISGTPHVIVGENETDAHAGDEFDVPAGTEHRISASNNDVECLEISYGMFDENDIVREQDKYGRA; translated from the coding sequence ATGCAAAAACCATTTGACACACAACGTCCGTGGGGCTCATTTCGTGAATTTACAACAGGTGAACCAGTCACCGTGAAATTGTTGTTTGTTCGTCGGGGGGAAGAGTTGAGCTTACAGCGTCACATAAAACGTAGTGAATTTTGGCGTATCATTTCGGGAACGCCGCATGTTATCGTCGGAGAAAATGAAACAGACGCGCATGCCGGAGACGAATTTGACGTTCCCGCAGGCACAGAGCACAGAATCTCAGCATCTAATAATGACGTGGAATGTTTGGAAATTTCATACGGTATGTTTGATGAAAATGACATTGTTCGTGAACAAGATAAATATGGCCGTGCATAA
- a CDS encoding HAD-IIB family hydrolase: MPPAQLIAFDIDQTLTESKTTIDTEMAGLLLRLVKEKRIAIVSGAPLSQCLEQVVNKIGCTPEELQNVSIIPTNGAALYTYSDGWHAVYEELLTLEEKKSILDAFEQAFVATHFEKENPDARGPIIEDRGSQITFSALGSNGPLELKMKWDPDFSKRKAMVAVITPLLSGFSISMGGATSIDVTRKGITKAMGLSRLAAHLHISLQDVLYVGDALFPGGNDSSVTSLGVRTASVAIPGLDDTKALLKGWFTDLV, from the coding sequence ATGCCCCCAGCACAACTCATCGCGTTTGATATTGACCAAACACTTACAGAATCAAAAACAACCATTGATACAGAAATGGCGGGGCTTTTACTGCGCCTTGTGAAAGAAAAACGTATCGCGATTGTATCTGGAGCTCCGTTGTCACAATGTCTTGAACAAGTAGTGAATAAAATAGGATGTACACCAGAAGAGTTACAAAATGTTTCTATTATTCCAACGAATGGTGCAGCGCTCTATACATACTCAGACGGATGGCACGCTGTGTATGAAGAGCTTCTAACGCTCGAAGAAAAAAAATCTATTCTCGATGCATTTGAGCAAGCATTTGTTGCTACTCATTTTGAAAAAGAAAACCCAGACGCACGAGGACCAATTATTGAAGATCGAGGGTCACAGATAACTTTTTCAGCCCTTGGAAGCAACGGCCCCCTTGAACTCAAAATGAAGTGGGACCCTGATTTTTCAAAACGAAAAGCAATGGTTGCAGTTATAACTCCACTTCTCTCGGGTTTTTCAATCAGTATGGGGGGTGCGACGTCAATTGACGTCACTCGTAAAGGAATCACAAAAGCAATGGGACTTTCTCGTTTAGCAGCACACCTCCACATATCCCTACAAGACGTCTTATATGTCGGCGACGCTCTTTTTCCTGGCGGTAATGATTCCTCGGTCACGTCCCTCGGTGTCCGGACAGCCTCCGTTGCAATTCCAGGTCTTGACGACACGAAGGCCCTTCTCAAGGGCTGGTTTACCGACCTTGTGTAA
- a CDS encoding sortase, which translates to MTMKVSNKVWFSALLLCVSVIGSSAHGETLSPVLPTVGVTFARDLTVGASGTDVSALQQFLITGGFLKISTPTDYFGPLTRTALSAWQASLNIYPSVGYFGPLSRESMNIALLQNLIDKLRSQIALGTTTRTTTAPTQTLNTPAKTATTNRESGLPVRLTIPKLNVDAGFQYNGLTPDGAMEIPNNVVDIGWFTGSVRPGESGVAVVTGHVAQIRGGVMTKPGVFYTLNELRVGDTLSVLNDKGKTTTFVVRKIRNYDPSADATDVFTATDNDAHLNLITCDGTWIAGQLSFSQRLVVFTDAVE; encoded by the coding sequence ATGACAATGAAAGTATCAAACAAAGTATGGTTTAGTGCATTGCTCCTTTGTGTTTCTGTGATTGGAAGTAGTGCACATGGAGAAACTCTCTCGCCCGTCCTACCCACAGTAGGTGTTACCTTTGCACGTGACTTAACTGTCGGAGCATCTGGAACTGACGTATCTGCTCTACAACAATTTTTAATTACTGGAGGTTTTCTAAAAATTTCTACCCCGACCGATTACTTTGGTCCTCTGACAAGGACCGCCCTTAGTGCGTGGCAAGCATCATTAAACATTTATCCTTCAGTTGGTTATTTTGGTCCCCTCTCACGAGAGAGTATGAATATAGCTCTACTACAAAATCTTATTGACAAACTGCGCTCACAAATCGCTCTTGGAACAACGACTAGAACAACGACTGCCCCAACACAAACACTAAACACACCAGCCAAAACAGCAACCACGAACAGAGAAAGTGGATTGCCGGTACGTCTCACCATTCCAAAACTCAATGTTGATGCTGGTTTTCAATACAATGGTCTTACCCCCGATGGAGCAATGGAAATACCAAACAATGTTGTTGATATTGGGTGGTTTACGGGAAGTGTACGTCCTGGGGAAAGTGGTGTTGCTGTTGTTACTGGACATGTCGCCCAAATACGCGGAGGTGTGATGACAAAACCGGGTGTGTTTTATACGCTGAATGAGTTGCGTGTGGGAGACACGCTGTCTGTTCTAAACGACAAAGGAAAAACCACCACATTTGTTGTTCGCAAAATCCGCAATTATGATCCATCAGCGGACGCTACCGATGTTTTTACCGCGACCGATAACGACGCTCACCTTAACCTCATTACCTGTGACGGCACATGGATTGCGGGCCAATTAAGTTTTAGCCAAAGGTTGGTGGTGTTCACTGATGCTGTGGAGTAG
- a CDS encoding GNAT family N-acetyltransferase gives MQFSTPEEIQQKQLKRRPAEEQDYEFARQVHHASYRDVVEKQFGSWDEQKQDKFFRSAWESSPHELIYCNGEPCGYFSMHETDDAIQLHELVLLPEFQGQGIGSEILKESLEQVRAKHKPVRLQVLKKNKAANLYRRMGFKETGETETHIEMEFNPHNSTHHG, from the coding sequence ATGCAATTTTCTACACCAGAAGAGATACAACAAAAACAGCTAAAACGACGTCCTGCCGAAGAACAAGATTATGAATTTGCCCGTCAAGTCCACCATGCCTCTTATCGCGATGTTGTAGAAAAGCAGTTTGGCAGCTGGGATGAACAAAAGCAGGACAAATTCTTTCGGTCAGCGTGGGAAAGTTCTCCTCATGAGCTCATTTATTGCAACGGCGAGCCCTGTGGATATTTTTCGATGCACGAAACCGATGATGCAATTCAACTTCATGAGCTAGTACTACTCCCAGAGTTTCAGGGGCAAGGCATAGGGAGTGAGATTCTGAAGGAATCTCTTGAACAGGTAAGGGCGAAACATAAACCCGTCCGACTTCAGGTCTTGAAAAAAAACAAGGCGGCGAATCTGTATCGTCGTATGGGTTTCAAAGAAACCGGAGAAACCGAAACGCACATCGAAATGGAGTTTAATCCACACAACTCAACTCATCACGGTTGA
- a CDS encoding quinone-dependent dihydroorotate dehydrogenase codes for MSFYKLLLKPILFQLDPERAHDVMVAFGEWFGRFDVSRALVRGIYGYRGPDISKTVDGIVYRTPFLLSAGLDYNGRLTRILPSIGLGGEEVGSVTARVCEGNPKPRLTRLIRSQSILVNKGLRNDGVDAIIRRLQSCPREKEYVIGISIARTNDKQAASIEDGIADYVYSLQQLVHAGVGDYYTINISCPNASGGETFTTSELLGALLSELKTIQHSKPMYIKMPINIPWHLFEKLLTIIDEFGLSGVVIGNVNKDYTSLTHRDEAPEKYVGGLSGKPCQQLSTELIQKTRERFGNRFTIIGCGGVLSPELALEKFDAGADLVQMITGLIFEGPSLVKRSCCAYAQRLG; via the coding sequence ATGTCGTTCTATAAATTACTTTTAAAACCAATACTTTTTCAACTTGACCCTGAAAGGGCCCACGATGTCATGGTTGCTTTCGGTGAGTGGTTTGGTCGTTTTGACGTATCTCGGGCCTTGGTGCGTGGTATATACGGCTACAGGGGCCCGGATATCTCAAAGACGGTAGATGGCATCGTATATAGAACCCCATTCCTCTTATCTGCGGGCCTTGATTACAACGGTCGTCTCACGCGCATTCTTCCCTCAATTGGACTTGGTGGGGAAGAGGTGGGTTCGGTTACTGCCCGAGTATGCGAGGGAAATCCAAAACCTAGACTCACACGACTTATTCGTTCACAAAGTATTTTGGTAAACAAAGGACTTCGCAATGATGGTGTTGATGCAATTATCAGACGACTACAATCTTGTCCACGCGAAAAAGAGTACGTGATTGGTATAAGTATTGCTCGAACAAATGACAAGCAGGCCGCAAGTATTGAAGACGGCATTGCTGACTATGTGTATTCTTTACAACAACTTGTTCACGCAGGCGTTGGTGATTATTACACAATTAATATTTCATGTCCGAATGCATCTGGTGGAGAAACATTCACCACATCAGAACTTCTTGGAGCACTTCTGTCGGAATTGAAAACAATTCAACACTCAAAGCCAATGTATATAAAAATGCCCATCAATATTCCGTGGCATCTTTTTGAAAAGCTCCTTACTATTATTGACGAATTTGGACTTTCGGGTGTTGTTATAGGAAACGTCAATAAAGACTATACTTCGTTGACACATAGGGACGAGGCACCAGAAAAATATGTGGGCGGTTTAAGTGGGAAGCCGTGTCAACAACTCTCAACAGAGCTGATTCAAAAAACACGTGAGCGATTTGGTAATCGATTCACCATCATTGGATGCGGAGGAGTTTTGTCTCCCGAGTTGGCATTAGAAAAGTTTGATGCTGGTGCAGATTTGGTCCAGATGATTACAGGACTTATTTTTGAAGGACCATCATTGGTGAAGCGAAGTTGTTGTGCATACGCACAGAGACTTGGCTAA
- the dnaX gene encoding DNA polymerase III subunit gamma/tau codes for MNNVALYRKYRPQEFEEVRGQDHVVKALQGALEQKHIGHAYLFTGGRGTGKTSVARIFARAVGTQDTDLYEIDAASNRGVDDARALRDAVATLPFNSPYKVYIIDEAHMLTKEASNALLKTLEEPPAHVIFILATTELHKILDTIVSRCEVHTFKQPTRQILKDHVATIAKKEGFTLEHAAGDLIALLAEGSFRDANGILQKILYASKDKKVSVKEVSLITSAPRGEYVNDIVLSLHTGDPKKGLDALQKASHEGVDMNVLSKLLLEKLRAVLLLRYAPDMKKQFGEEFLAEDITLLEECANAQPPHITSATLLRFLDVHTAISRAYLPHLPLELAIIDSTKK; via the coding sequence ATGAACAATGTAGCCCTGTATAGAAAATATCGCCCACAAGAGTTTGAGGAGGTTCGCGGGCAAGACCATGTGGTTAAGGCACTTCAGGGTGCCCTTGAACAAAAACACATTGGACACGCCTATCTTTTTACAGGTGGACGGGGAACAGGTAAAACATCCGTTGCGCGTATTTTTGCTCGTGCGGTGGGGACACAGGACACAGATCTTTATGAAATTGATGCAGCAAGTAATCGCGGTGTTGATGATGCACGAGCTCTTCGAGATGCGGTTGCCACACTCCCATTCAACTCTCCCTACAAGGTATACATCATTGATGAAGCACACATGCTTACGAAGGAAGCATCAAATGCCTTACTTAAAACTCTTGAGGAACCACCTGCACACGTTATTTTTATTCTTGCAACAACGGAACTCCATAAAATTCTTGATACGATTGTTTCTCGATGTGAGGTACACACCTTCAAACAACCAACGCGTCAGATATTGAAAGATCATGTTGCTACCATTGCAAAAAAAGAAGGCTTTACTCTTGAACATGCAGCAGGGGATTTGATTGCACTTCTTGCTGAAGGATCGTTTCGTGACGCGAATGGCATTCTGCAGAAAATTTTGTACGCCTCCAAAGACAAAAAAGTGAGCGTTAAAGAGGTATCGCTCATTACATCAGCTCCTCGTGGTGAGTATGTAAATGATATTGTGTTGTCACTTCACACGGGCGATCCCAAAAAAGGACTTGATGCATTACAGAAAGCATCACATGAAGGTGTGGATATGAATGTATTGAGCAAACTTCTACTAGAGAAATTACGTGCAGTTTTATTGTTGCGGTATGCCCCAGATATGAAAAAACAGTTTGGTGAAGAATTTTTGGCGGAAGACATCACTCTTTTGGAAGAATGTGCTAATGCACAACCTCCGCATATTACATCAGCAACACTCTTGCGATTTCTTGATGTACACACGGCTATCTCCCGCGCGTATCTTCCACACCTACCACTTGAACTTGCGATTATTGATTCCACAAAAAAATAA
- a CDS encoding helix-turn-helix domain-containing protein: MIEYEQKIKYLELLTRGLAHHHRIRTLLRLDSITDQTLEEIAEYLNTDYKNASQHVQKMHRAGLVSKKYQGHTIIHSLTNKGREFLLFYNSIEL; the protein is encoded by the coding sequence ATGATTGAGTACGAACAAAAAATAAAATATCTGGAGCTATTAACTCGTGGTCTTGCTCACCATCACCGCATTCGTACTCTTTTGCGATTAGATAGCATAACTGACCAGACACTTGAAGAAATTGCTGAGTATCTCAATACTGACTACAAAAATGCCAGCCAACATGTGCAAAAAATGCATCGTGCAGGGCTTGTCTCAAAAAAATATCAAGGACACACTATTATCCACTCCCTTACAAACAAGGGAAGGGAGTTTCTTTTGTTCTATAATTCAATAGAATTATAG